The following are encoded together in the Macadamia integrifolia cultivar HAES 741 chromosome 10, SCU_Mint_v3, whole genome shotgun sequence genome:
- the LOC122092290 gene encoding probable disease resistance protein At1g15890 yields the protein MKGRVSAGGWCVNCWSLYKLSKRSIDLKLKADHGLNEQFVVARVPSLKAVIEMPTEPIIENQPSTQRMLQQTLDCIDDPDPRFGIIGVYGMGGVGKTTFTREVNNHFEKDSCFETDNGHSVATPNIPNNNDADALSKALKKKKFLLILDDVWCKLKLEDVGIPQPTPRSCKGSKILVTSRSKDVCTDMGARKTIRVQPLSEDESWELFVEVASEHVSADGTKCLVEKLVGRCKGLPLAIVTVGHAMANRYRVEEWANAIREMELSATNLRDTLGSLTTARNKGEALTGSLKIACLLEDGEEKDSVRMHDVMWELALWITSSVSDSNPKLLIRTGETFNATQNV from the exons ATGAAGGGACGAGTGAGTGCAGGGGGTTGGTGTGTGAACTGCTGGTCACTCTACAAATTGAGCAAGAGGTCTATAGATCTCAAGCTAAAGGCTGATCATGGACTCAATGAACAATTTGTTGTGGCAAGGGTGCCTTCTCTAAAGGCTGTGATAGAGATGCCAACTGAGCCAATAATCGAGAATCAGCCATCGACTCAACGTATGCTGCAGCAAACGCTTGATTGCATAGATGACCCTGATCCACGTTTTGGCATCATTGGAGTGTATGGCATGGGGGGAGTGGGTAAAACCACTTTCACCAGAGAAGTAAACAATCACTTTGAAAAGGATTCTTGTTTTGAGACTGATAATGGTCACAGTGTTGCCACTCCTAACATACCTA ATAATAATGATGCTGATGCATTGTCTAAAGccctaaagaagaagaaatttcttcttattttggATGATGTGTGGTGCAAATTAAAGCTTGAGGATGTTGGAATCCCTCAGCCAACTCCTCGAAGCTGCAAAGGGAGCAAGATCCTAGTGACCAGCCGGAGTAAAGATGTCTGCACTGATATGGGTGCCAGAAAAACAATAAGAGTGCAGCCATTATCTGAAGATGAGTCATGGGAGCTCTTTGTTGAAGTAGCTAGCGAACATGTTAGTGCCGATGGCACGAAGTGCCTTGTTGAAAAACTGGTTGGAAGGTGTAAGGGTCTCCCCCTTGCAATTGTCACTGTGGGTCATGCAATGGCAAATCGATATAGGGTTGAAGAGTGGGCAAATGCCATAAGGGAAATGGAACTATCAGCCACAAATCTTCGAG ACACATTAGGTAGCCTAACAACTGCCAGGAATAAAGGTGAGGCTCTGACAGGAAGCTTGAAAATTGCTTGCCTGTTAGAAGATGGAGAGGAGAAAGATAGTGTGAGGATGCATGATGTGATGTGGGAGCTTGCACTTTGGATTACATCGTCAGTGTCTGATAGTAATCCCAAGTTGTTGATAAGGACAGGTGAAACATTTAATGCAACCCAAAATGTTTGA
- the LOC122091903 gene encoding allene oxide synthase 1, chloroplastic, with the protein MAFSCFSSQNTFPLQLQLNGQMGSPSTLLQLHAPVKRAIPNLRFSVRPISASISDRPPASVAPLPSTSSSTAASPDLPVLKIPGDYGLPFIGAIKDRWDYFYNQGANDFFKSRVLKYQSTVFRSNMPPGPFIASNPEVIVLLDGKSFPVLFDVSKVEKKDVFSGTYMPSTELTGGYRTLSYLDPSEPNHAKLKKLLFFLLQSCRDKVIPEFHSTFTQLFETLESELAAKGKAEFGTPNDQASFNFLARAFYGVNPVDTKLGKDGPTLIGKWVLLQLVPLLKLGLPPLLEDLLLHTFRLPPFLVKSDYKRLYDFFYEASAPILDEGEKMGIQREEACHNLLFSTCFNSFGGMKILFPSILKLIGRAGVKVHKRLAEEIRSAVKSNGGKVTMMAMEQMPLTKSVVYETFRLEPPVALQYGKAKKDFEIESHDATFKVKEGEMLFGYQPFATKDTKIFDKGEEFVADRFMGEGEKLLKHVLWSNGPETENPTLENKQCAGKNFVVLMARLLVVELFMRYDSFEIEVGTSVLGSSVTVTSVKKASF; encoded by the coding sequence ATGGCGTTTTCTTGTTTCTCATCCCAAAATACATTTCCCCTGCAATTACAGTTGAATGGTCAGATGGGTTCGCCGTCAACTCTTCTGCAGCTTCATGCACCGGTCAAAAGAGCTATCCCCAACCTACGCTTCTCCGTCCGTCCGATCTCTGCTTCTATCTCCGACAGACCACCTGCATCGGTAGCTCCTCTTCCTTCTACTTCGTCGTCAACGGCAGCATCCCCTGATCTTCCGGTTCTTAAAATCCCTGGAGACTACGGTCTGCCATTCATCGGCGCCATCAAAGATCGATGGGACTACTTTTACAACCAAGGCGCCAACGACTTCTTCAAGTCTCGTGTCCTGAAATACCAGTCAACAGTGTTCCGTTCCAACATGCCACCTGGCCCCTTCATCGCCTCCAATCCTGAAGTCATCGTCCTCCTCGATGGTAAGAGCTTCCCTGTCCTCTTCGATGTCTCTAaggttgagaagaaagatgTATTCAGCGGCACCTACATGCCCTCCACTGAACTTACTGGCGGTTACCGTACCCTCTCTTACCTTGACCCTTCCGAGCCCAATCACGCCAAGCTCAAGAagctcctcttcttcctcctccagtCCTGCCGCGACAAGGTCATCCCCGAGTTCCATTCCACCTTCACTCAACTCTTCGAGACCCTCGAGAGTGAGCTCGCCGCCAAGGGTAAAGCCGAATTCGGTACCCCAAACGATCAAGCCTCGTTCAATTTCCTAGCTCGTGCCTTCTACGGCGTGAATCCGGTCGACACTAAACTCGGCAAGGACGGCCCGACTCTGATCGGGAAATGGGTCCTGCTCCAGCTAGTCCCTCTTCTCAAACTGGGATTGCCCCCCCTTCTGGAAGATCTTCTCCTTCACACCTTCCGTCTCCCTCCATTCCTTGTCAAGTCTGACTACAAGAGGCTCTATGACTTCTTCTACGAGGCATCTGCTCCGATCCTGGACGAAGGGGAGAAGATGGGAATCCAGAGAGAGGAAGCCTGCCATAACCTCCTTTTCAGCACGTGCTTCAATTCCTTCGGAGGGATGAAGATCTTGTTCCCCAGCATACTGAAGCTAATCGGCCGCGCAGGTGTGAAGGTCCATAAACGCTTGGCGGAGGAGATCCGATCGGCCGTCAAATCCAATGGTGGGAAAGTGACGATGATGGCTATGGAGCAGATGCCGCTGACGAAGTCGGTGGTGTACGAAACTTTCCGGCTTGAACCTCCGGTTGCGTTGCAGTACGGGAAAGCGAAGAAAGATTTTGAGATCGAGAGCCACGACGCGACGTTCAAGGTCAAGGAGGGGGAGATGCTGTTTGGGTACCAACCATTCGCGACTAAAGACACAAAGATATTCGACAAAGGGGAAGAGTTTGTAGCGGATAGGTTTATGGGAGAAGGGGAGAAGCTATTGAAGCACGTTCTCTGGTCTAACGGACCTGAGACGGAGAACCCAACACTGGAGAACAAGCAGTGCGCCGGTAAGAACTTCGTGGTGTTGATGGCGCGGCTGCTAGTGGTGGAGCTCTTCATGCGTTACGACTCTTTCGAGATTGAAGTTGGGACTTCGGTTTTGGGTTCCTCTGTTACAGTAACTTCGGTTAAGAAAGCCAGTTTCTGA